One segment of Synchiropus splendidus isolate RoL2022-P1 chromosome 4, RoL_Sspl_1.0, whole genome shotgun sequence DNA contains the following:
- the itfg2 gene encoding KICSTOR complex protein ITFG2 isoform X2 gives MRGNADLCRSWRCLQQGKGAEGWFHLFDLTAAAPNKADSSSQHESLNSDDQRPFFTQHIPANTKVILISDIDGDGRCELVVGYTDRVVRAFRWEESCDHSDLGSGQLVLLKKWLLEGQVDSLSVNPGPEGLPELMVSQPGCGYAILLCSWTQQDSSGSGDEAPATPGSEGPSRDVILHLTTGRIQNKNVSTHLIGSISKGSKEESAICGLFALCTLDGTMKLMDSSEQLLWSMQVDHQLFALQKLDVTRDGREEVVACAWDGQTYIIDHNRTVVRFQFDENVNAFCAGQYTCKDGKNSPCLVYVSFNHKIYIYWKVELERMESTNLLRILDDREEFGSQLKSLGVDAEDPAAVRGLVSDLLYEDAQ, from the exons ATGCGTGGGAATG ctgACTTGTGTCGCAGTTGGAGATGTCTGCAACAAGGGAAAG GTGCAGAGGGCTGGTTCCACCTGTTCGATCTGACAGCTGCTGCTCCAAACAAAGCAGATTCATCGAGCCAACACGAGTCTCTGAACAGTGATGACCAGAGGCCTTTCTTCACTCAGCACATTCCTGCCAACACCAAAGTCATACTCATCAGTGACATTG ATGGTGATGGCCGCTGTGAGCTGGTAGTTGGCTACACTGATCGAGTGGTGAGGGCTTTCCGTTGGGAAGAGTCTTGTGATCATTCGGACCTTGGGTCAGGGCAACTGGTTCTGCTGAAGAAATGGCTACTGGAAGGACAG GTGGACAGCCTGTCGGTGAACCCCGGCCCTGAGGGTTTACCAGAGCTGATGGTGTCCCAGCCTGGCTGCGGCTACGCTATCCTGCTCTGCTCCTGGACACAGCAGGATTCCAGTGGTTCAGGGGACGAAGCCCCGGCGACTCCTGGAAG cgaggGGCCTTCCAGAGATGTAATACTCCATCTGACCACTGGGCGGatccaaaacaaaaacgtgTCGACTCATCTCATTGGCAGCATTAgcaaag GCTCCAAAGAAGAGTCTGCGATCTGTGGGCTGTTTGCTCTTTGCACATTAGATG GAACCATGAAGTTGATGGACAGTTCCGAACAGCTGCTGTGGTCGATGCAGGTGGATCATCAGCTGTTTGCGCTGCAGAAGCTCGACGTGACG AGAGACGGCCGGGAGGAGGTGGTGGCATGTGCCTGGGACGGTCAAACCTACATCATCGACCACAACCGGACTGTAGTGCGCTTCCAGTTTGATGAGAATGTCAATGCCTTCTGTGCAG GTCAGTACACGTGCAAGGACGGCAAAAACAGCCCCTGCCTGGTTTACGTGAGCTTCAACCACAAGATCTACATCTACTGGAAGGTGGAGCTGGAGCGCATGGAGTCCACCAACCTTCTGCGGATTCTCGATGACAGAGAGGAGTTTGGGAGCCAGCTCAAGTCTCTGGGAGTCG ATGCCGAAGACCCGGCAGCAGTGCGAGGCTTGGTGTCAGATCTGCTCTACGAGGATGCACAGTGA
- the ascl1a gene encoding achaete-scute homolog 1a has translation MRGMRASNQVWMELKMEMSQQQLVPAACFFSAAQDIQLSPSGGSQSSAKSKQQKRTRSSSPELLRCKRRLNFAGFGYTLPQQQPHAVARRNERERNRVKLVNNGFATLREHVPNGAANKKMSKVETLRSAVEYIRALQQLLDEHDAVSAAFQSGVLSPTMSQGYSADMNSMAGSPVSSYSSDEASYDPLSPEEQELLDFTNWF, from the exons ATGCGAGGGATGAGGGCATCCAATCAGGTCTG GATGGAACTGAAGATGGAAATGAGCCAGCAGCAGCTTGTGCCTGCAGCCTGCTTCTTCTCGGCGGCTCAGGACATCCAGCTGAGTCCGAGCGGCGGCAGCCAGAGCAGCGCCAAGTCCAAGCAGCAGAAGCGGACACGCTCGTCCTCCCCGGAGCTGCTGCGATGCAAGCGGAGGCTCAACTTCGCGGGGTTCGGCTACACGCTGCCCCAGCAGCAGCCGCACGCCGTGGCCCGGAGGAACGAGAGGGAACGCAACAGAGTAAAGCTGGTCAACAACGGCTTCGCCACGCTGCGGGAGCACGTCCCGAACGGAGCCGCCAACAAGAAGATGAGCAAAGTGGAGACGCTCCGCTCGGCGGTGGAGTACATCCGcgcgctgcagcagctgctggacgaaCACGACGCCGTCAGCGCGGCCTTTCAGTCCGGAGTCCTGTCTCCGACCATGTCGCAGGGATACTCGGCGGACATGAACTCTATGGCCGGGTCGCCGGTGTCCTCGTACTCCTCAGATGAGGCCTCATACGACCCTCTCAGTCCAGAGGAGCAGGAGTTGCTGGACTTCACCAACTGGTTCTGA
- the itfg2 gene encoding KICSTOR complex protein ITFG2 isoform X1 translates to MRALNYVQRVSLDFTGTLFPHAICLGDADNDTLNELVVGDTSGKLHIYKNDDSKPWITRTCVGMLTCVAVGDVCNKGKNLVVAVGAEGWFHLFDLTAAAPNKADSSSQHESLNSDDQRPFFTQHIPANTKVILISDIDGDGRCELVVGYTDRVVRAFRWEESCDHSDLGSGQLVLLKKWLLEGQVDSLSVNPGPEGLPELMVSQPGCGYAILLCSWTQQDSSGSGDEAPATPGSEGPSRDVILHLTTGRIQNKNVSTHLIGSISKGSKEESAICGLFALCTLDGTMKLMDSSEQLLWSMQVDHQLFALQKLDVTRDGREEVVACAWDGQTYIIDHNRTVVRFQFDENVNAFCAGQYTCKDGKNSPCLVYVSFNHKIYIYWKVELERMESTNLLRILDDREEFGSQLKSLGVDAEDPAAVRGLVSDLLYEDAQ, encoded by the exons ATGAGAGCTCTCAACTATGTTCAGCGTGTCAGTTTGGATTTCACAGGGACCCTGTTTCCTCACGCCATCTGTCTGGGAGACGCAGACAACGACACG TTAAATGAGTTGGTGGTTGGAGACACAAGTGGAAAGCTTCATATATACAAGAATGATGACTCCAAACCCTGGATCACAAGGACATGCGTGGGAATG ctgACTTGTGTCGCAGTTGGAGATGTCTGCAACAAGGGAAAG AACCTTGTGGTGGCTGTAGGTGCAGAGGGCTGGTTCCACCTGTTCGATCTGACAGCTGCTGCTCCAAACAAAGCAGATTCATCGAGCCAACACGAGTCTCTGAACAGTGATGACCAGAGGCCTTTCTTCACTCAGCACATTCCTGCCAACACCAAAGTCATACTCATCAGTGACATTG ATGGTGATGGCCGCTGTGAGCTGGTAGTTGGCTACACTGATCGAGTGGTGAGGGCTTTCCGTTGGGAAGAGTCTTGTGATCATTCGGACCTTGGGTCAGGGCAACTGGTTCTGCTGAAGAAATGGCTACTGGAAGGACAG GTGGACAGCCTGTCGGTGAACCCCGGCCCTGAGGGTTTACCAGAGCTGATGGTGTCCCAGCCTGGCTGCGGCTACGCTATCCTGCTCTGCTCCTGGACACAGCAGGATTCCAGTGGTTCAGGGGACGAAGCCCCGGCGACTCCTGGAAG cgaggGGCCTTCCAGAGATGTAATACTCCATCTGACCACTGGGCGGatccaaaacaaaaacgtgTCGACTCATCTCATTGGCAGCATTAgcaaag GCTCCAAAGAAGAGTCTGCGATCTGTGGGCTGTTTGCTCTTTGCACATTAGATG GAACCATGAAGTTGATGGACAGTTCCGAACAGCTGCTGTGGTCGATGCAGGTGGATCATCAGCTGTTTGCGCTGCAGAAGCTCGACGTGACG AGAGACGGCCGGGAGGAGGTGGTGGCATGTGCCTGGGACGGTCAAACCTACATCATCGACCACAACCGGACTGTAGTGCGCTTCCAGTTTGATGAGAATGTCAATGCCTTCTGTGCAG GTCAGTACACGTGCAAGGACGGCAAAAACAGCCCCTGCCTGGTTTACGTGAGCTTCAACCACAAGATCTACATCTACTGGAAGGTGGAGCTGGAGCGCATGGAGTCCACCAACCTTCTGCGGATTCTCGATGACAGAGAGGAGTTTGGGAGCCAGCTCAAGTCTCTGGGAGTCG ATGCCGAAGACCCGGCAGCAGTGCGAGGCTTGGTGTCAGATCTGCTCTACGAGGATGCACAGTGA